A genomic window from Candidatus Zymogenus saltonus includes:
- a CDS encoding type II/IV secretion system protein translates to MIIDRNIESVLIQERILTKDQLGRALAEHKRTRENLTNIIERLGFSTEDEMIKCISKHYEIPYEEITEEYVRPEVIEMIKPELARKFKTIPINLIANQLTVAMSDPLNLIALDTFSFASGKKIKPIICKESTINRLIDHFFGKEKEVYDSLEDSVDEGFYYYSSEEKSEQVEADANAAPVVRLVNIIISKAIKMRASDIHIEGNKKNVSVRFRIDGVLREMNSLSKKMQPSLIARIKVMSRIDIAERVRPQDGRFFITMNDGKEVDFRVSTYSTIYGESAVIRLLDQSKSEVKLSNLGLNRKEMENILTVSNRNSGMVIVCGPTGSGKTTTLYAVLNEINSVEKKIITIEDPVEYRLSMVNQIPINPRRGLMFDTVLRAALRQDPDIILVGEIRDIETARIAVQASLTGHLLLSTLHTTTPAEAFGRLVEMGIERYYVSDGISMVIGQRLIRTICQNCKEPYNPSMDELIGLGIKSDKEEMVFFRSSGCERCDYVGYKGVTGIFEVIEVNDDIREMISTNRTPNEIKMEARRHGMVTMWENAITKIVEGKITSKDVMMIIPRE, encoded by the coding sequence ATGATTATCGACAGAAACATAGAGAGCGTGCTGATCCAGGAAAGGATATTGACCAAAGATCAGCTGGGCCGCGCCCTGGCGGAGCACAAGCGCACCCGGGAAAACCTGACCAATATCATCGAGAGGCTTGGGTTTTCCACAGAAGACGAGATGATAAAGTGTATCAGCAAGCATTACGAAATCCCCTATGAGGAGATCACCGAAGAATACGTCAGGCCGGAGGTGATCGAGATGATCAAGCCGGAATTGGCGAGAAAGTTTAAGACGATACCGATAAATCTTATCGCCAACCAACTGACCGTTGCGATGTCCGACCCCCTGAACCTTATAGCCTTGGACACCTTTTCCTTCGCCTCCGGCAAGAAGATAAAGCCGATAATATGCAAGGAGAGCACCATAAACAGGCTCATAGACCATTTCTTCGGCAAGGAAAAGGAGGTGTACGATTCCCTTGAGGATTCCGTAGACGAGGGTTTCTACTACTATTCTTCCGAGGAAAAATCGGAGCAGGTCGAGGCGGACGCCAACGCCGCCCCGGTCGTGAGGCTTGTAAATATCATCATATCAAAAGCGATCAAGATGAGGGCCAGCGATATACACATCGAGGGGAACAAGAAAAATGTCTCCGTGAGGTTCAGGATCGACGGCGTATTGAGGGAGATGAACTCCCTGTCAAAGAAGATGCAGCCTTCCCTGATAGCCAGGATAAAGGTCATGTCGAGGATTGACATCGCCGAGAGGGTCAGGCCCCAGGACGGCAGGTTCTTCATAACGATGAATGACGGCAAGGAGGTCGATTTCAGGGTCTCCACCTACAGCACGATTTACGGCGAGTCGGCGGTCATAAGGCTCTTGGATCAGTCCAAGTCGGAGGTCAAGCTCTCCAACTTGGGGCTGAATCGAAAGGAGATGGAGAATATATTGACCGTCTCGAACAGAAACTCGGGGATGGTTATCGTCTGCGGCCCGACTGGGAGCGGCAAGACCACGACGCTCTATGCCGTGCTGAACGAGATAAACTCCGTGGAGAAGAAGATAATAACCATCGAAGACCCGGTGGAATACAGGCTCTCCATGGTAAACCAGATACCGATCAACCCCAGACGCGGACTTATGTTTGATACGGTCCTTAGGGCCGCCCTCAGACAGGACCCGGATATTATACTAGTGGGCGAGATAAGAGACATCGAGACGGCGAGGATAGCGGTTCAGGCGTCCCTCACGGGTCACCTCCTCCTCTCCACGCTCCACACCACGACCCCCGCCGAGGCCTTCGGGAGGCTGGTCGAGATGGGCATCGAGCGCTACTACGTCAGCGACGGCATCTCGATGGTGATAGGCCAGAGGCTCATAAGGACGATCTGCCAGAACTGCAAGGAGCCATACAATCCGTCGATGGATGAGCTTATCGGCCTCGGGATAAAAAGCGATAAAGAGGAGATGGTCTTTTTCAGGTCATCGGGCTGCGAGCGGTGCGATTATGTGGGTTACAAGGGGGTCACCGGGATTTTCGAGGTGATAGAGGTCAACGATGACATAAGGGAGATGATCTCGACAAACAGGACGCCCAACGAGATAAAGATGGAGGCGAGGCGACACGGGATGGTGACGATGTGGGAGAACGCAATCACGAAGATAGTCGAGGGGAAGATTACGTCCAAGGATGTAATGATGATTATTCCAAGAGAATGA
- a CDS encoding response regulator, with translation MSPKKILIAEDNESFLKLVLHTLGKQGYETKDCSRGDEVMAAFEEFSPDLVVLDGLLPGKDGFELAKEIRALKTGKDIPIVMLTGVYKEADFHKYSEEIGIDLHYDKSNFDGKEFALEIKRLLAE, from the coding sequence ATGAGCCCAAAAAAAATACTGATTGCTGAGGATAACGAGTCTTTTCTCAAGCTGGTTCTCCACACGCTTGGGAAACAGGGATATGAAACGAAAGATTGTTCGAGGGGGGACGAGGTTATGGCCGCCTTCGAGGAATTCTCTCCCGATCTGGTCGTCTTGGATGGACTTCTGCCCGGGAAAGACGGCTTCGAGCTTGCCAAAGAGATAAGGGCGCTTAAAACCGGAAAGGATATCCCGATCGTTATGCTTACCGGCGTGTATAAGGAGGCCGATTTTCATAAATACTCGGAAGAGATCGGCATAGACCTTCATTACGACAAGTCCAACTTCGACGGCAAGGAATTTGCGTTGGAGATAAAAAGACTTTTGGCTGAATAA